TTTACAATAAAAAGTAGGTTACAAATTTCAGTTTCGACttggttttgggatttttttattttttttaatccagaaaaATGTCTGCTTAAAGTCCACTCCACTGTCCTATGTACTCTTAGAGCCACGTCTGGCCACTTCTgtacaggcagcagcagttcctgcaggcagggaacagTCTTTCTACAACTGCGTGCGTGGGGATAAAGGAGACCGTGAAGGGATGCTGCTGAACATCCATTCCCCTGGGGTTAGACGGATGCTCAGTACAACACTGCTGAATCAGACATGAGCATGGATAATCACAGCATGAAGACAAGCTTTTTCTGAGCAAGCTGAAGCTAATTTCACTGAGGTATTTGGGAGACTAAAACATAGATTAAACACAGATTAAAAGTCTCTGCTCTGCCATATGGATTCTACAGGGCTGGACTGGGAAAGCTTCCCCATCCTCCTCAGGTGTGCTCCTGCTTTGCAGTCTCTTCTGGCTTTACCACCTGGCTTTCTGAAGTCCTTGAAGTATTTAGGAGGAGAATGGGCTCCGGCTCCAGTGGTTTAGCTTTGTCCCGAACCTGGATCAGAGGGTGCACCATGGACATGTGGACATTAAGGTTATGGGCCTTCTCAAAGCGCTTCCCACACTGGTCACAGGCAAACTCCAGCTCTGTCTCAGCTTTGTGTTTGGTCATGTGGTACTTGAGCGATGCTCGCTGCCTGCACTGGAAACCACAGATCTCACACCTGCAAGGCAAAACAGGGGCTCAGCACCAAGCCTGAAGCCATGGTTGTGGCGCTTGCTCTTTGTTGCACTGAATAAGCCCACAAGACAGCCACAGCTTTGTAGTATTTCCTACAACCACCCCAGTCACCCAACACTATTCTCTCCTCAGGCCTGCAGCTTGCTGAGTACTCCCCTGCTGAACTCGGAAGGGCAACAGGATCAGAAAGATGTGTAAAACTTGCTCAACAACAGGATGCACATTGTAAATGAACGTTTAAAGTGATTCAGCCAGGACATTGCCAGCTACGGACAGGGTTTAGGTCACAGAATCACTCTGGGCTAAGGTCAGTGACTGTGAGGGCTCAGCAGAACTTTACTACCCTTCTCTCATCTATGAAGGCAGGGTTGGTGTGCACTTACTGAAGGGGCTTTGCTCCCGAGTGCCGCATCTGATGGACTGAGAGGTGTTTGCGTTGCTTAAAGGTCTGCCCACATTCATCACAGATATAATTACGTACCTCTgcaatggaaaacagaagagtCATCAATTCTGCTTATTTCTTAGTACAGGAAATACACATGTGCAGCTGCCCATGCTTACTGCTGGAGTCTGAATTCCTCCCTCTGCctcacatcacagaatcacagaatcacagaatcccaagggttggaagggacctcaaaagatcatctagtccaacccccctgcaagagcagggtaacctacagtacatcacacaggaacttgtccaggcgggccttgaatatctccagtgtaggagactccacaacccccctgggcaacctgttccagtgctctgtcactcttacagtaaagaagttcttcctgatgttaacgtggaacttcctatgttccagtttacaaccattgccccttgtcctatcactggatatcactgaaaaaagcctagctccatcatcctgacacctaccctttacatatttgtaaacattgatgaggtcacccctcagtctcctcttctccaagctaaagagacccagctccctcagcctctcctcataagggagatgttccactcccttaatcatctttgtggctctgcgctggactccttccagcaattccctgtccttcttgaacagaggggcccagaactggatgcaatattccagatgcggcctcaccaaggctgagtagagggggaggagaacctctcttgacctactaaccactccctttctaatgcaccctaagatgccatttgccttcttggccacaagagcacattgctggctcatggtcatcctcctatccaccaggacccccaggtccctttccccttcactactttccagcaggtcaacccccaacctgtactggtacatggggttgttcttccccagatgcaagactctacacttgcccttgttaaatttcatcaagtttctccccgcccaactctccagcctgtccaggtctcgctgaatggcagcatagtcctctggtgtgtcagccactcctcccagttttgtgtcatcagcaaacttgctgagggtgcactcagttccctcatccaggtcattgatgaaaatattaaacagcaccggtcccagcaccgacccctgaggaactccactagtcacagacctccagctagattctgtgccattgaccacaactctctgccttcttcctttcaaccagttctcgatccacctcactacttgatcgtcaagcccacacttctttagcttatctatgaggatgctgtgggagacagtatcaaatgcctgactgaaatcaagaaaaactacatctaccgctctaccatcatccctccacctagtcacttcctcatagaaggctataaggttggtcatacatgacttccccctcataaaaccatgttggctgttcttaatgaccccctcatccttgatatgcctagtgatggagtcaagaataagttgttccatcatctttccagggatggaggtaaggctgaccggtctataattacccaggtcctccttcttgccctttttatagattggtgtgacctttgccatccgccaatcctcaggcacctcgcccgtttcccacgacttaccaaagatgatggagagtggcctagcaatgacctccgccagctccctcagcacccgtgggtgcattccatccggacccatcgatttacagatgtccagtttgcatagctgatccctaacccaatcctcatctaccaaagcaaactccccCACACAATGGCTTGTTCCAGGTTTACAGGCAAGGCAGACAGTTCTAAACCCCACACAGAGTTCTGCCACAGCACCTACAAGCCTTGTGCAATCAAGAGTTGGGTGTTTGTGATGCCTTTCACCAGCCAGGACACACCTGTATGAATGAGCTTCATGTGCCGCTGTAGGTACCGGTCAATCATGAACACCTTGTTGCAGCCAGGATGAGTACAGGGCCTCTCCCGTACTTCTTCATGATGCTCTTTGATGTgtttctgtaaagaaagaacaaagcttAAAGCACTGGGTTGTATTTTCCCCAGCCAAAAACCTGAATCCCTCAAAAACCGTCTTAGCAGGTTCATGCATCAGTGCTGCTTCACTGTGAGAAACCAGGGACTCCGCCGCCTGCGGAGCAAGGCAGTGAATTAAATCTCCGGGACCCTCTCCTTATGTGGAAATGGTTCTGTAGTACTCAAAGCTACAGGTTTGGGAAAGGAGCAAACCCTGACTCACCTTCATGCCATCGGCCCCCCTGTAGACAGCTGTGCAGCCCTGGTAAGGACACTTGTAAATAGTTGGCAGCTCCTCCCTATGAAGCACAGCCCTGCCATCAGCCAGTGTGCTGAGCAGGGGTACTGCCCAGCCACCCGCCTCCTTATTACCTCTCACActtgatcttttttttccagccgGGCTTAGGCCCTGGCTTCTTCCTTGTTTTGGGCTCTTCTGCCTTCTTTACTTCTTTGATGTTGCTTTTCTTGCTAGAAATCCTCCAAGAAGGAACAAGGACAGTGGTTTAATACTCAATCTTGGTTTTAGCCCTCCCACCTAATTGTCCCCGAGTGTCTGACAGCTTTGCCTGATGCTTAGCAAAGCAGGAGCATGTGCACAAGCTGGGCTGTGGGCCTAGAACTGAGGAATGAGCTCAGGCCTGACAGGGAGCTCATGGAACACAGGGGCATCACTGTGACCTCCAAGCAGGAACATGCAAGAAATGGAAGCCCCAAAGGAACACAGCATTAGCTGAGCAGAGCCTACTGTGGAGCGGGCACCAGCCCTCTCGCTCACCCATGGGGTGCTCCGCTCACCACACTGCAAGACCCTTACTTCTTCTCAGGGTAAGGCTCAAAGGAGTCATCTGAAGATTGCATGTTTCTCTTCTCATTTTCATCATCACTCAAGAACTCCCTGAGAGAAAGAAGATGCCCTTTACCCACATAGTACCACCCTGGTACTTCAGCAccagcatctgcagcagcagcatgtgttCTCCATTCCCAGCACATCCATCTTCCCCACAGCATGGCAGCTGAGGTTCCATGTGTCCTCCTCCCCCATAAGCTCCCCAAGCAAATACAGCACTAGTGCACACAGAAAATAGTAAATTTGGGTTCTTTTAGGTCTACATCTCTGTAAGAAAAACTGAACTGCTGTCAGAACAAAAAACAGATGTTACTGAAAAGGTCTATTGGTTGTTGAGGGATGCTGCCACTATTTTCAATACTGGGAAAGTAATTTTCTAGATCAAAATGTAATATAATTGTCTGGTGCAAGTTAATTAAGCTGCAAGTCATTCTGTATTTCCTCATACATAGCAACTACATAGGTCTgggttttactttttcctccttttaagtCCTAAGCCATACAAGAAGTAATTAATTCTGAAGCCAAGAAACAGGCAATAAATTAATGTGGCACTTTTAATGTGACAGCCAATGGATTTAGCTAGCATGCCAAAATAAATCTGCACTCAGCCATACTTCAGACTCTGAATGATTGGACCCAGTTCTCAGTTATTTACAAACCTCACTTTAAATACCAGTGTTTGAAGGATTTAGCCAAATCTTTGATCATAAAGACTGCTAAGCTGCCAGTGTCCCTCCCACCTCCCATTTAATCACTCTCCAAGTGCCACCCCTCACACTGACTGCTCTTCTGGAGCCCCAGCCTGGAGTAGCCATGAAGGGGAATTGCTccaaggggctggagcagaagGACCCAGGACTGATCAAGCCCCTACACTGTTCCTTCCCCAGAGCAGGGAATGAAACAGGACCAAGTTTGCTGGAAGCAGACAACACAGAGAGCACATGTGCATACAAAACCACACACCCCACTGTGCAAACTCCCCCCCACTGCAGTGCAGGTGGCAAGTTCAGCACGTCAGTGGTGTGAACTCCATCCCACCACTGCAGAGCCACTGCTCCGTGCCTCCAACACTGGTTCCAAGGGGCCTCAAGGGCCAGGTCACTGGTGGAGAAAGAGCTCTCAGAGGTGGACCAGGTCATACTCGCAAAGAAGACATTTATGCTATTTTAAACCCACTCTTCTCTCACCCCTCAGAAAGGTCACTGAACTCGTCTTTTACCCGCTCATCCAATGTTGTGGACAGAATCTGCTTCCCACTCAACTGTCCTAGGGAATGAAGGAGAACACGGTGCGTtacaaggaaaagcagcaaaaccaagccAGAGACAGCTGCCGGGAAGGAACTGGCCGCTCCAGGTTCCCTCAGCATGGCCCACACCAAAGTATGCATTCCATGACAAGTTAACAATTATTTAAACCAAACTCCATGTCTCATGCTCAAGGATGGGAGAGCCTTTACCCTGCAGTTCCCCTGAACATCTTTCGGTTCCCCCATGACACCCAAAAGACTCATCCCTCAGGTAGTTCCAGTTGCCATTCCCCTTTCCAGCAGTGGCTGTCAGAGCTAAACACAGCCTGACTTCTGTAACTCAGAATCAGTGTTAAGTCTTCTCTTCTAGAAGTGGTATTGCGGGGGTGGGGGtgaagttcagcagtaaatcCACAGTAACTCGACTCATGAGACCAGCAACTTTCCTTTGCAGAGAGAAGGGTCTCCTTCTGTTCAGCATCACCCAAGGTGGGGCAGGAAGCCCCTCCTTGCCTGCAtatggatggggcttggattGAGCTGAAACATCTGGCAAATATGGTGCTGGAGAACCAATGACTGCTCTGCATCATGGCAGTCTCTGGGGAGGGGGTCCAGCCCCACCATTGCTCGCTCGCTGGGCCAGCTCTGCGGCTCCTTGCCCTTCCCCAGACGCCTGGGGGGAGATAAGAAGGCAAATCCCTTACCTGTAGCATTGTTCAGTGGTGACACAGGCTGTGGCAGGGCTGTCTCCTGCAAGGAGACCATGCTGTCCAGTTGCAAGTGAAATGAATCCCTGTTCTGCAGTGGCTCATTCTTCATGTTCAGTGGCACTGATGTGGTCCCTTTGTTTACAGGCTGCTGGCAAGGAGTTGTCCTTACTGGAGCATGCTGGGCTTTGGGAGCAGAAACAGCCTTGGCATTGtctgcctctgccccgctgTCAGTtaagtgctgtgctgtgctcttgTTCCACTCCTGCTTGACAGACAAGGCGCTGTTAACAAGCGCCGTGCTACAGTACGAATCCGTGTCCATGATGTAGTCGTGGCCACTGCCGCAGCCCCAGATGGCGCGGATGATGCCACAGTACTCAGAGGAGAGCACGTTCTGCAGGCTGGGTGCTGATGTGCAGCTCCCAGCATGCCTGTGTGTCCATGACACCAGGCTATGCAGGCACTGCAGGCTGGATGTGATCAGGTCAACTGCTGGAAGGAGAGGCGGCACACGCACGGTCAGTCAGTCCCTGGGACAACCAGGGACACAGCCACCCGTGTGGAGGGACACACTCCCCCCAGGAGGGGACAGGGCTGCAGAAACACTCCCCCCAAGGCTGTGGGAGACAGCAGGTGGGAGACCCCCTAAagatgggctggggcagccccagTAGTTTCCACTATATAATTAACAATATTGGCAAGTGTATTTCTGATTGTCCCCCATGTCTGACAGTGCCAGGGACaggcctggtgctgctgcccaaacCCTCTCTGCCTACTCTTCATGCCACTAGCGTGAGCCTGCATCTATGCAGCTCTGCTTGAATAGTTCCTCAACACCCATAAAACCTAGATCTGTGCTGATGGcattacagaaaaggaaaggagaaaaaagggagaaagaaggggggggggaggggaaagggaaagggggcAGGCACTCACCCATGCAGGAGGCACTTCCTTCCGTTCCCAGCTGGGCCTGGGCCATGCTGCTCCTGTAAAACCCAGAACAGCACGGTGGGGTCTCAGGGGTTACGGAGGGACCAGGCATCAACATGTGGCAACTTACTGTTCCCaggaagcaagaaaagcaaCATACTTTCCTTTGGACTTTGCATGATCTGTGGGAGATGCGTTCACCCTCTGGATGAAGGTCCTGAGGATGCTTTGGCATTTGTAGAACTGGGCGTGGCACTTCTTACAGACAAACTGGGGGAGCGTGGGGTCCTGCCGCACAGCCACACCAACCAGCTGCTGGAAGTCCGTGAAGAAGACCTGATCCACGCAGCACTGCTTCTCCGAGTTCTCCCCCATCACTGACACCTTCCCAAAAGCATTGTGCAGGCTCCTGGAGGAGAACTTCCCATGGCAGAGACGACAATACCCAGTGCTCAGGGCTCTGCCAATTCCTGCCAGAGAAGGGTTGAATGCAGCTGCTGGGTGCCTGCCACAGGATTACCAGCTACAGCCGCATGGCACCAGCGTGTGGGAAGACATTCCCCTTCCCTTGATCCAGGCTGCCTCCAGAGTCCCATCTTCAAAATAAGAACGGAAAAACCAAGCAGGAAGCAAGACACCTTCCCTGTGACCCTTCCCTGCAGACCAGGACACTGCTCTGCAACTGGCTGACCTTAAAATCAGCCTCTGATTTTCCTGGTTGCCCCTGTGGAGGAACCTCCTCCCAGCTGCGGCATTCCCAGGACTTATGCCAGCACATTTATGTTTTTGCATCCCTTGGCTTAAGCAGAACTTCTCCCTCCCTGGCATTTATCTCCAAAGTACTCATAGCTCGTGGTGGCAGCCCTCAGCCTGAGAGGTGCTGGTGGTGcccagcagcaagcaggtagCTGGGATGTGCCGCACGACCATCCCAGAGCAGTGTGGCAGAtgcagagcagctctcctgCTCTCAGTTCACTGACTGTGCTGCTCTCCCACCTGGCAACatcttccccatcccatggcataccagctctgcagagcatggCTCCATCCCTCCGTTGTGCCATAAGGGAAAATTCCTGGAACACTCTGCACCCTCCGGGCCACCTGCCACGGCACGGGTCCCACCTGCAGCGCCCAGTTGATCTTTAGATGCCCAACTTCAAACTGTTCCACGCTCAAGCTTATCTCCCACCGCAGCCGCATGGGCTCGGTTATCGGCTGCCGCCAAACCACTGGCAGCACCGGAGAACGGAGGAAAGAACCAGCTCCCACCCGCTCGCCCTGCCGTGCTGCCCCAGCCCCTCTTACCTCGCCGGTTACTAGCACCGGGAGCCTCTACTCCTTACAAGTGAAGATGCTCTCTGCAAACCGGCACCCCCAAGCCTGTTTGCCGGTGTACCGATCCCGGGAGCTGCGGTCCGCGCCCCAGCCGAGAGGAGAGGCGGCAGCAGAGCTCGGCGGTGTCCAGCCTTACACCCGCCAGAACCAGAACCAGGACCAGCCCGCAGCCCGTTCCGGTGGGTGCCCGCGGGGTGTGGGGCTGACCCCTCGCTCCCGTCTGCAGGCTTCCGCCCCAGGGCGGCCCCACCACCCAGttccccccgccccggccggACCTCGCTTCACCTGCCTCCGGTGCTCCGCCAAGGGCGGCGGGCCGTGTCCAGGCGGCAGTTGCCGGGCCCCACCCCGTGAGGGACTCGGACTGCGACGCCGCCTCATTCCCGCGAGCCATCGTGTCACGGAGCCGCCAAGGCCCGGAGGAATCCACACTGGAGCCACCCGGACCCACCAGGAACCGTCCGCGCAGATCACGCTTCATCGCCGCCGCGGGCCTGACCCGGCCCCGCCCGGCGCAGCGCCCCCTGTCGGCCGGAGGACCTCGCAGCCCGTCCGTTCCCGCCGCACTCCCCACCCCGGGAACCGCACCTCGAACGCGCCGTTCCGGACGGCGGCAGCCATGTTCGCGGCAGGCGCAGCGGGCCCTGAGGGGGCCCGGGACAGGCCGGGCCCCGCAGACCGCTATTAGGGCGGCGAGCGGCGCCCTGGAGATGGGTAGCGCCTAAAACGTAATGATTtgcgaaagccaatacatttatgtgtttatcacactGAAGCTTGCGGAGCAGTGCCTGGAGAGAGTCAAGTCCGTTGTAGTGGCACTGGGTGAGTGAGGGGCTATGGGTCCCGCTTCGGGGACCTGGAACCCCATCCCAGGTGGGGGCAGGGCTAGTCGGACACAGCTGACCTCTTCTTCTCTCCCCAGGGAAAGCCCAGGCCAATTCGGCTGTGCAGGGGTGGAGTGGGGCCCTGGCTCCCCtccccaggcactgcagtgtTGGCTCGGATGCGGGGGAGGaagctcttttctttcctacccCCAAAGATCTTCGAGAAGCTGCAGATCACCGAGGCACAGAGCTTACAGAAGTATgtgagctggggggggggctggtGTCTGCCTCACACCTGCCTGGGGGGCTACGATGGGCCATCCCTAGGCTTTGGTTCTGTCTggcagggggcacagcagggaAAGGGCCCTGGCACTTGTCGCGGTGCCCTGCAGTGGGTCCTGAGGGCAGGTTCCCAGCAGGGAGTTGATGCTGCTGGACCAGCATTTCTGCAGAACCAGAAGCTGAAGGCTGCAGCTGAACCCCAGCAAGGCCCTGCAGAAGACCTCCCTGGCAAGTGAGGAGTTCCCTGGGTAGAAAGTCGGGGCAggctgggaggggagagggaccCTGTGGTGCCTGAGGGACTCCGTGCTccatgctggctgtgctggtggctgtggccTTTGGGCAAATGTCCCCAACATGCTGCCTGCTTTACAGATGCTGTCCCTGCAGCTACAGATGGTGGAAAACCTGGTGATTGCCAAGGCCCAGGAGGAGACCATATCCTTCctagctgtcctgggttcagctgtaacagttatttttctccttcttagtagttgatgcagtgctgtgttttcgactttagtctgagaacaacgctgataactcactgatgttttcagttgttgctaagtaatgcttcctccgatcaaggacttttcagtctcatgctctgccagggaggaggggcacgagaagctgtgaggaagcagagacaggacacctgacccaaactagccaaaggggtattccataccacagcacatcatgcctagtatataaactggggggagttacagATCACTGCTcaagtcaggctgggtatcagtcagtgggtggtgggcaattgtattgtgcatcacttgtgtttattgttttcttttccttttccccttccccttttagttttatattctctccccttgttatttcctttattattattagtggtagtagtgggtttgtattatactttagttattggactgttcttatctcaacccatggggtttgcattcttttgattcttctccccatccctctaggAGTGGGGGGAGAAGAAGCAAGGGGGATTGAGCAattggctgcatggttctgagttactagCTGGTCTTAATCCATGACACCAGTATTGAGGGTGTACTGGGCTCCAGCAGAGCCCCACACCTTCCAGctccggtgcctgtgccccatccctgggctGCACTGATCCCACACAGGCTTTTGGGGTCCTGCTCCTGTCTTGCTGCCTGCTGACTGGGAGGATGAAGGTGGAAGAAGGGTTGAGCCCAGCCCCTAGGCTGCTGGGGCTTTGCTGGGCAGCAGGTTGTGCTAGGTGGTGGGTGCTGCAGTGGTGCAGGAGCTCTAGAGCCTTAACTCTGCTATGTCCCAGCTGCAATGGAAGATGGAAGAGCAgcggctgcagctgcaggaggctgcCAACAGGTATGGGGGGTGTCACAGCGGGGACCCTGGGGGCCACCCTGGCAGTGCCCTCACCCGGGGCCATTCCACCCCCAGGAGGTTCTCCAGCAGCGTGGACCTCACccctgaggagcaggagcagagatcCCTCTACACTGCCATCCTCAAGTATGAGCAGGACCATGTGAGTACGTgccagaggctgctgtggggacATAGGTCGCTGCTGTGGGGACATAGGTCTGTGCTGTGGGTGCAGGATGTGTGCTGGTCTCGGGTGCTGTGGGGCAAGAGTCCTTGATGCCCCTGGGTGCTTCTGGGACAGGGTGCTatgccatggggcagggtgCTGTGTCATCTCTACTGATGCTCCCCAGGACTGGCTGAGGCAGTGGAAAGCCAGGCTGAAGCGGAGCCCAGTGGATCTCTCCCTGGTGTCAGGGCtcttctcctgcctcctcaggTAGTGCTAGGGTGGGGAGGGGCCCTTCTCGGAGCTAGGGGGCTGCTTGCTGGTGCCCCCTGCCGACCCctccctctgcttccagcttctTGGAGCACCCcatcccccagctcctgcagcagctgcagtgtgcggTGTACGCCCGCCTCTACCCAGCCGTCACCTGGGGCGCTGCGACACCACTGTAGCCTCCCCCACCGGCCTCTCTTTCCACTTGCTTGGACCCGGGGGGGGCACTGGCTCCGAGCCTCCCAAAACCTCTACCACATGTTCTTAGTGCCTGAGCATGGTGCAGTTGGGCGGCAGCACAGCCTTTCCAGCACGCCTCTCACTATTGGCCCCAGCATCCCGACGGTAGAGGGCGGATggccagagccagcagcagcctctcagACCCTCTGGGAGAGCTCCTTCGAGGACATGGAGCAGTTCCTGGCATCGCCCAAGGGCTGGGCCCCCAAGGAGCCCCTGGCTGGCCTCAGGACAGAGgtgatgctgctggagcagctgaaggacATCGTGTGGGACATCCACAATGCCATCGGTGAGGGATGGCCACTGGGATCTGGGGGCTTTCAGGGCCTGGGCAGGGCTCTTCCCCTGTTGTGAGCTCTCTGGGGGAGCAAGAGGATCCCTGTACCTTGTTGTTTTAGCTGGAGCATGTGGGTGACGGATAGAAATAATTAACAAAATGGATCCACCCTGGTCCGGCTTAAGCCTTGGGAACTgtgaagaaaacaccaggtATCAATGCCCTGCTCAGGCCTAAGCCTTGGGAACTGTAAAGAGAACAATTAAGGGTAAAGATCGGttaccaaaacaaagcaggcagtttgcaagataaagcaggatgtgcatCTCAAACATAGACCAAACAGTGTGAATATTTGTAAGCCTTAGTAGTTTTGCTAAATCAGGATGATAAGGGAGTAAAAGAGTGGAAAGTTACTGCTTAGCACTTAGTAGACTATAAAAGGGATGCCAGATGTGAAATAAAGGTCTTCAGATTTCACCAGAGCTGGAGTCTGTCTTTGATACGCCACAAATGGCGCCCAAATAGGAGGAACTGGGGCTAATCCGTCGGAGTCAGCGGCCGATGGCATAGCTCGGCTGAATTCAGAGGAGTCCGGTGGGGGAGCACCGAAGTTGTCCTGATACGcagatagactccacaactcgttaaagttgtaaagtaggtatgcttttattcagctcTGAGACGcgtgggggatagctcctccaaaggcatgcgtacctcagtgttgttttttgtggagacgtggctaacagagaaaggccATGTTCCCATCaatgagctgaaatagaacatttgtttagagaatggtgcagacttactagcaccaaataatgaggaactgagggacatctggagggaagcgccatgctctggccaattacacacaaggacactaactaataaacaagataagcacataaaaatagaggatatAAAAGTACACAATTTAACcgcaaaaataatgagcttatgcaatgccttacttatgccagaaccaatcaagtgcctagtatttgcatattcatgtattactgttgctatattaaccagaggtagaagcccaataaatgaATCACACTTATGGATCACAATGGTCATGTcatgattcctccctgctgcaacagtttttctctacatttattctctaaagttaTATATATTCATAAGGTTGCAcaatacgcctatacatattcatgtcctatccccgctttgtattataatgagctagaaggtcctttgcacCTGCGCAGTGCCCCTCCTGGTCATgggcgagggtctcaagatgaagtaaatgagtcttcctcttgtgagtaggggtcttcaagatgaagtaaatgagtcttcctcgagcctgaacttttcacctctagcCGTCACGCAT
This portion of the Lathamus discolor isolate bLatDis1 chromosome W, bLatDis1.hap1, whole genome shotgun sequence genome encodes:
- the LOC136004452 gene encoding zinc finger protein 276-like isoform X5; the protein is MGENSEKQCCVDQVFFTDFQQLVGVAVRQDPTLPQFVCKKCHAQFYKCQSILRTFIQRVNASPTDHAKSKGKSSMAQAQLGTEGSASCMAVDLITSSLQCLHSLVSWTHRHAGSCTSAPSLQNVLSSEYCGIIRAIWGCGSGHDYIMDTDSYCSTALVNSALSVKQEWNKSTAQHLTDSGAEADNAKAVSAPKAQHAPVRTTPCQQPVNKGTTSVPLNMKNEPLQNRDSFHLQLDSMVSLQETALPQPVSPLNNATGQLSGKQILSTTLDERVKDEFSDLSEGEFLSDDENEKRNMQSSDDSFEPYPEKKISSKKSNIKEVKKAEEPKTRKKPGPKPGWKKKIKCERAVLHREELPTIYKCPYQGCTAVYRGADGMKKHIKEHHEEVRERPCTHPGCNKVFMIDRYLQRHMKLIHTEVRNYICDECGQTFKQRKHLSVHQMRHSGAKPLQCEICGFQCRQRASLKYHMTKHKAETELEFACDQCGKRFEKAHNLNVHMSMVHPLIQVRDKAKPLEPEPILLLNTSRTSESQVVKPEETAKQEHT